A region from the Pseudomonas sp. KU26590 genome encodes:
- a CDS encoding peptidase C39 family protein, giving the protein MTRLDSVAGRRKWLALAAVLVLAGCSNAHHWKPGYPPIYKTLPDRVEINAVPSFRGKDYQSAPFALASMLTVHGVQTTPGLLEKPLKLPGAEDKLDRSMLDLAREYGFVVYPVDHGLPDLLAQVSAGYPVMVRFSDGSLFWKDQRYGVLVGFDQNKRTVLIYTGPGRVTASFDSFTSDWNDAGNWAVLIQGPRQVPVPVDRERWLKAANDLAQAGQEQAAGEAVKALNSKADR; this is encoded by the coding sequence TTGACGCGATTGGATAGCGTTGCAGGTCGACGCAAATGGCTGGCGCTCGCCGCCGTGCTGGTCTTGGCAGGCTGCTCGAATGCCCATCACTGGAAGCCCGGCTACCCGCCGATTTACAAGACGCTGCCTGACCGGGTGGAAATCAACGCGGTGCCGTCGTTCCGGGGCAAGGATTACCAGAGCGCGCCGTTCGCGCTGGCCAGCATGCTGACCGTGCACGGCGTACAGACCACGCCGGGGCTGCTGGAAAAACCGCTGAAACTGCCGGGCGCCGAAGACAAGCTCGACCGCAGCATGCTGGATCTGGCCCGCGAATACGGGTTTGTGGTGTACCCCGTCGATCATGGTCTCCCGGACCTGCTGGCCCAGGTGTCGGCGGGGTATCCAGTCATGGTGCGGTTCTCGGACGGCTCCCTGTTCTGGAAAGATCAGCGCTATGGCGTGCTGGTCGGGTTTGATCAGAACAAGCGCACGGTGCTGATCTATACCGGGCCGGGGCGTGTGACGGCGAGCTTCGATTCGTTTACTTCGGACTGGAACGACGCCGGCAACTGGGCGGTGCTCATCCAGGGCCCGCGCCAGGTCCCTGTGCCGGTGGACCGTGAACGCTGGCTGAAAGCCGCCAATGATCTGGCCCAGGCCGGGCAGGAACAGGCCGCGGGTGAGGCGGTCAAGGCACTGAACAGCAAAGCTGACCGCTGA
- a CDS encoding TerC family protein, whose translation MEYLLELAASPTAWIALATLVVMEIVLGIDNLIFISILTNKLPVHQRTKARRIGISMALILRLGLLTTVAWIVQLTAPVVEVFGQAFSWKDMILIAGGLFLVWKATTEIHHSVDIKSEAEKAASSTVTLGMAAAIGQILMLDLVFSIDSIVTAVGMTEHLPIMVIAVVAAVIVMLVASEPLAKFINDNPTVVMLALGFLIMIGMTLIAEGFGAHVPKGYVYTAMAFSALIEVLNMLVRRSRQRRLDAEAQGQKV comes from the coding sequence ATGGAATACCTTCTGGAACTGGCTGCAAGCCCGACGGCATGGATCGCTCTGGCGACACTGGTCGTCATGGAAATCGTGCTCGGTATCGACAACCTCATTTTCATCTCGATTCTCACCAACAAGCTGCCAGTACACCAGCGCACCAAGGCGCGCCGGATCGGTATCAGCATGGCGTTGATCCTGCGTCTGGGCCTGCTGACCACCGTAGCGTGGATTGTCCAGCTGACCGCGCCGGTGGTTGAAGTGTTCGGCCAGGCGTTCTCCTGGAAGGACATGATCCTGATCGCCGGTGGCCTGTTCCTGGTCTGGAAGGCAACCACCGAGATCCACCACAGCGTCGACATCAAGAGCGAAGCCGAGAAAGCCGCTTCCAGCACCGTTACCCTGGGCATGGCCGCCGCGATCGGTCAGATCCTGATGCTCGACCTGGTGTTCTCCATCGACAGTATCGTCACCGCCGTTGGCATGACCGAGCACTTGCCCATCATGGTCATCGCCGTGGTCGCCGCCGTGATCGTGATGCTGGTGGCGTCGGAACCCCTGGCCAAGTTCATCAACGATAACCCCACCGTGGTCATGCTGGCCCTGGGCTTCCTGATCATGATCGGCATGACGCTGATCGCCGAAGGCTTCGGCGCCCACGTCCCGAAAGGTTATGTGTACACCGCCATGGCGTTCTCGGCCCTGATCGAGGTGCTGAACATGCTGGTTCGTCGGTCCCGCCAGCGCCGTCTGGACGCCGAAGCGCAGGGCCAGAAGGTCTGA
- the nhaR gene encoding transcriptional activator NhaR, producing the protein MLNYRQLHYFWVVAKTGSIVRACEQLNLTPQTISGQISLLEQTYGVELFKRVGRQLELTETGRAALPYAEQMFQLGGELEAVLRAQPDEQQILFRVGVADVVPKSIVYRLIAPSMALNELVRISCREDQLERLLADLAIQRLDLVISDSPMPSHLDIKGYSQKLGECGVSFFATRALAALYGENFPHGMQGAPLLVPGQQTVVRSRLMRWFAEQNIQPKIVGEFDDSALMKAFGKSGSGIFIAPSVIADEVIEQYDVELIGHTDAVTESFYAISVERKVKHPGIVAITEGARQQLFPD; encoded by the coding sequence ATGCTCAATTACCGACAGCTGCACTATTTCTGGGTCGTGGCCAAGACCGGCAGTATTGTCCGCGCCTGCGAGCAATTGAATCTGACACCCCAGACCATCAGCGGGCAAATCAGCCTGCTGGAGCAGACGTATGGCGTCGAGCTGTTCAAGCGTGTCGGGCGCCAACTGGAGCTGACCGAAACCGGTCGCGCCGCCCTGCCCTATGCCGAACAGATGTTTCAGCTCGGTGGCGAGCTCGAAGCTGTGTTGCGCGCGCAGCCCGACGAGCAGCAGATTCTCTTTCGCGTCGGCGTCGCCGATGTCGTGCCCAAATCCATTGTCTATCGGCTCATCGCGCCGAGCATGGCGCTGAATGAGCTGGTGCGCATCAGCTGCCGGGAAGACCAGCTCGAACGCCTGCTGGCAGACCTCGCCATTCAGCGCCTGGACCTGGTGATTTCCGACAGCCCCATGCCCTCTCATCTGGACATTAAAGGCTACAGCCAGAAGCTGGGCGAGTGCGGCGTGAGTTTTTTTGCCACCCGCGCCCTCGCCGCCCTGTACGGCGAGAACTTCCCCCACGGCATGCAAGGCGCGCCGCTGCTGGTTCCCGGTCAGCAAACGGTGGTGCGCAGCCGACTGATGCGCTGGTTCGCCGAGCAGAATATCCAACCGAAAATCGTCGGGGAATTCGACGACAGCGCGCTGATGAAGGCCTTCGGCAAGTCCGGCAGCGGGATTTTCATTGCGCCGAGCGTGATCGCCGATGAAGTGATCGAGCAATACGACGTTGAGCTGATCGGCCATACCGACGCCGTGACCGAGTCGTTTTATGCGATCTCGGTCGAGCGCAAGGTCAAGCACCCCGGCATCGTTGCGATTACCGAAGGCGCACGCCAGCAGCTGTTCCCGGACTAG
- a CDS encoding MFS transporter, translating to MFFPIYLLSAAGFTVLTTEFVIVGLLPAIARDLAVTIPQAGLLVTLFAFTVACFGPFLTAYFSRFERKRLFITVLIMFGVSNAVAALAPNIWVMAAARLIPALGLPVFWALASETAVDIVGPDHAGRAIAKIGFGIVCATVFGIPVGTLISDAIGWRSAFAILAVMAFAKAFLLFIYLPRSVHKDQASFRSQFRMLRSPLMQGHVLLSVLVFSGMFTAYTYLADMLERLAGFNGTVVGWCLMGFGAVGLLGNSLGGRLVDRHPLIASLTFCTFMIGGMVMVVPSMHSLPALALALAVWGATQAALFLVSHVRLMKAAPQAPAFAASLNIAGANLGIGIGAIIGGRVIEHLGLGSLGFAAAGIIALSILLALLLMKVRPIPATCDA from the coding sequence ATGTTTTTCCCCATTTACCTGCTGTCGGCCGCCGGCTTTACCGTGCTGACCACAGAGTTCGTGATCGTCGGTCTGCTGCCCGCCATTGCTCGCGATCTGGCCGTCACCATTCCCCAGGCGGGCTTGCTGGTCACGCTGTTCGCCTTCACGGTGGCCTGCTTCGGGCCGTTCCTGACCGCGTATTTCTCGCGCTTCGAGCGCAAGCGCCTGTTCATTACGGTGCTGATCATGTTTGGCGTCTCCAACGCCGTCGCAGCGCTGGCGCCCAACATCTGGGTGATGGCCGCCGCGCGGCTGATCCCGGCACTCGGGTTGCCGGTGTTCTGGGCGCTGGCCAGCGAAACCGCCGTGGACATCGTCGGACCGGACCATGCCGGCCGCGCGATTGCCAAGATCGGCTTCGGCATCGTCTGCGCCACCGTGTTCGGCATCCCCGTCGGCACCTTGATCTCCGACGCCATCGGCTGGCGCAGCGCCTTCGCCATCCTCGCGGTGATGGCGTTTGCCAAAGCGTTTCTGCTGTTCATTTACCTGCCCCGCAGCGTGCACAAGGATCAAGCCTCGTTCCGCAGCCAGTTCCGCATGCTGCGCAGCCCATTGATGCAGGGCCACGTGCTGCTGTCGGTGCTGGTCTTCAGCGGCATGTTCACCGCGTACACCTACCTGGCGGACATGCTGGAGCGCCTTGCCGGGTTCAACGGCACGGTGGTCGGCTGGTGCCTGATGGGCTTCGGCGCGGTGGGCTTGCTGGGTAATTCACTGGGCGGCCGGTTAGTGGATCGCCATCCGCTGATCGCCAGCTTGACCTTCTGCACCTTCATGATCGGCGGCATGGTCATGGTGGTGCCGAGCATGCACTCCCTGCCCGCGCTGGCCCTGGCGCTGGCCGTGTGGGGCGCGACCCAGGCGGCGCTGTTTCTGGTCAGCCATGTCCGGCTTATGAAAGCCGCGCCACAGGCCCCGGCTTTTGCCGCCTCACTGAACATCGCCGGTGCCAATCTGGGCATCGGCATTGGCGCGATCATCGGCGGCCGGGTGATCGAGCATCTGGGCCTCGGCAGTCTGGGCTTCGCCGCGGCCGGCATCATTGCGCTGTCGATTCTGCTGGCCCTGCTGCTGATGAAGGTCCGGCCAATCCCCGCAACCTGCGACGCCTAG
- a CDS encoding DUF1993 domain-containing protein — protein sequence MTLSLYAASIPVFKQMLTALSAVLAKGEAHATAKNIQPDALLQARLFPDMFPLVRQVQIAVDFAKGASARLAGLEPPKYEDTETTFADLQALLTKVLAFLDTIKADQVDGNEAREVVLRPGTDKEKRLNTQTYLLHYALPQFFFHVTTTYDLLRHNGVEVGKRDYMGAY from the coding sequence ATGACCCTTTCTCTTTACGCCGCTTCGATTCCTGTCTTCAAGCAAATGCTCACCGCCCTCAGCGCCGTACTGGCCAAAGGCGAAGCCCACGCCACCGCCAAGAATATTCAGCCGGATGCCCTGCTGCAGGCGCGTCTGTTCCCTGACATGTTCCCGCTGGTGCGTCAGGTGCAGATCGCCGTTGATTTCGCCAAAGGCGCCAGCGCACGACTGGCAGGCCTTGAGCCGCCAAAGTACGAAGACACCGAAACCACCTTCGCCGACCTGCAAGCGCTGCTGACCAAAGTGCTGGCGTTCCTCGACACCATCAAGGCCGATCAGGTCGACGGCAACGAAGCGCGCGAAGTCGTGCTGCGCCCGGGCACCGACAAGGAAAAACGCCTGAACACCCAGACCTACCTGCTGCATTACGCGCTGCCGCAGTTCTTCTTCCACGTCACCACCACCTATGACCTGCTGCGCCATAACGGTGTGGAAGTCGGCAAGCGCGACTACATGGGCGCTTACTGA
- a CDS encoding YceH family protein, with the protein MSDELDSENTVEAADTLQLSSTEVRILGCLIEKQATHPETYPLTLNALVLACNQKTSREPVMNLTPGQVGQSLRALESLQLTRLVMGSRADRWEHRVDKTLELVPAQLILTGLLLLRGPQTVNELLTRSNRMHDFEDTDAVVHQLDRLIGRGLAVLIPKQAGQREDRYLHALGDPADRETILAARAHPTERSSGGSSGSAGSAALAERIEALEARIATLEERLALLEG; encoded by the coding sequence ATGTCTGACGAGCTGGATTCCGAAAACACCGTTGAAGCCGCGGATACCCTGCAGCTGAGCAGCACCGAAGTGCGCATTCTGGGCTGCCTGATCGAGAAGCAGGCGACCCATCCCGAAACCTACCCCCTGACCCTCAACGCGCTGGTGCTGGCCTGCAATCAGAAGACCAGCCGCGAGCCGGTGATGAACCTGACGCCCGGCCAGGTTGGCCAGAGCCTGCGGGCGCTGGAAAGCCTGCAACTGACGCGTCTGGTCATGGGCAGCCGGGCGGACCGCTGGGAACACCGCGTCGACAAAACGCTGGAACTCGTGCCGGCGCAACTCATCCTCACCGGCCTGCTGTTGCTGCGCGGCCCGCAGACCGTCAACGAGCTGCTGACCCGCAGCAACCGTATGCACGACTTCGAAGACACCGACGCGGTGGTGCATCAGCTTGACCGGTTGATCGGCCGTGGGCTGGCGGTGCTGATCCCGAAACAGGCCGGCCAGCGCGAGGACCGCTACCTGCACGCGCTGGGCGATCCGGCCGACAGGGAGACGATCCTCGCCGCACGGGCGCACCCGACCGAGCGCAGCAGCGGCGGCAGTTCGGGCAGCGCGGGTAGCGCGGCGCTGGCCGAGCGGATCGAAGCCCTCGAAGCCCGCATCGCCACCCTGGAAGAACGGCTGGCATTGCTGGAGGGGTGA
- a CDS encoding shikimate 5-dehydrogenase gives MLVTASKETLLCMSLAGRPGNFGVRFHNHLYQQLGLNFYYKTFSPNDLPAAIAGMRSLGIRGCGVSMPFKEASIALVDELDASAAAIQSINTIVNTDGHLKAYNTDYIAIAQLVDTHQVPRTRFALRGSGGMAKAVACALRDAGFTDGLIVARNEQAGRVLAQTCGFEWQAELGSERPPLLVNVTPLGMEGDQAEALAFDASAIEQADTAFDVVATPARTPFIVEAERLGKRLITGDQVAAIQALEQFILYTGVTPSEAQYQAAAAFARG, from the coding sequence ATGTTGGTCACTGCCAGTAAGGAAACGCTGTTGTGCATGTCACTGGCCGGACGTCCAGGCAACTTCGGTGTGCGCTTCCACAATCACCTGTATCAGCAGTTGGGCCTGAACTTCTATTACAAGACCTTCTCGCCGAACGATCTGCCCGCCGCCATCGCCGGCATGCGTTCATTGGGTATTCGCGGGTGCGGCGTGTCGATGCCCTTTAAAGAAGCCTCCATTGCACTGGTCGATGAGCTGGACGCGTCCGCCGCCGCCATTCAATCCATCAATACCATCGTCAATACCGATGGCCACTTGAAAGCGTACAACACCGATTACATTGCCATCGCTCAACTGGTTGACACCCATCAGGTCCCGCGCACGCGCTTCGCCCTGCGCGGCAGCGGTGGGATGGCCAAGGCCGTGGCCTGTGCGCTGCGCGACGCCGGTTTTACCGACGGGCTGATCGTGGCGCGCAACGAGCAGGCGGGCAGGGTGCTCGCACAGACCTGCGGCTTTGAGTGGCAAGCCGAACTGGGCAGTGAACGCCCGCCGCTGCTGGTCAACGTCACGCCGCTGGGGATGGAAGGCGATCAGGCCGAGGCGCTGGCCTTTGACGCGTCCGCCATCGAGCAGGCCGACACAGCATTTGACGTCGTCGCCACGCCGGCGCGAACGCCGTTCATTGTCGAAGCCGAGCGCCTCGGCAAGCGCCTGATCACCGGCGACCAGGTTGCGGCAATACAGGCGCTGGAGCAGTTCATTCTTTACACCGGCGTGACGCCGAGCGAGGCGCAGTATCAGGCAGCGGCGGCGTTCGCTCGGGGTTGA
- the pbpG gene encoding D-alanyl-D-alanine endopeptidase produces the protein MKIRPTVIGLLFALTGCALSTVAFSTTALANEPASFKRDPANLHLASGSAMITDLQTGQVLYASNPDIVVPIASVTKLMTAMVTLDAKLPMDEMIKVDISQTAEMKGVFSRVKLGSELNRHDMMLITLMSSENRAAASLAHSYPGGYPAFIRAMNAKAKALGMNHTVYMEPTGLSVYNVSTARDLTKLALAARNYPMLRELSTTPEKTVTFRKPNYILGFSNTDHLVRKSNWDIKLTKTGFTNQAGHCLVLLTSMANRPVSVVILDAFGKYTHFADASRMRLWMETGKSGPAPEVALQYKKDKNQVMRQKGLQASE, from the coding sequence TTGAAAATTCGCCCAACCGTCATCGGCCTATTATTTGCACTTACAGGCTGCGCACTTTCCACCGTCGCATTTTCCACCACCGCCCTGGCCAACGAACCTGCGTCATTCAAGCGCGACCCGGCCAACCTCCACCTGGCTTCCGGCAGCGCCATGATCACCGACCTGCAAACCGGTCAGGTGCTGTATGCAAGCAACCCTGACATCGTTGTGCCGATCGCTTCGGTGACCAAGCTGATGACTGCGATGGTCACCCTCGACGCCAAGCTGCCGATGGACGAGATGATCAAGGTCGATATCTCGCAGACCGCCGAAATGAAAGGCGTGTTCTCCAGGGTCAAACTGGGCAGCGAGCTGAACCGCCACGACATGATGCTGATCACCCTGATGTCGTCGGAAAACCGCGCAGCGGCGAGTCTGGCGCACAGCTATCCAGGCGGTTATCCGGCGTTTATCCGGGCGATGAACGCCAAGGCTAAAGCGCTGGGCATGAACCATACCGTGTACATGGAGCCCACCGGCCTGTCGGTCTACAACGTCTCCACCGCGCGGGACCTGACCAAGCTGGCCCTCGCCGCACGCAATTACCCGATGCTGCGCGAGCTGAGCACGACGCCTGAGAAGACCGTGACCTTCCGCAAGCCGAATTACATCCTCGGCTTCAGCAACACCGACCATCTGGTGCGTAAGTCCAACTGGGACATCAAGCTGACCAAGACCGGCTTCACCAACCAGGCTGGCCACTGTCTGGTGCTGTTGACCAGCATGGCCAATCGTCCGGTGTCGGTGGTGATTCTCGACGCGTTCGGCAAATACACCCACTTCGCCGATGCCAGCCGCATGCGCTTGTGGATGGAAACCGGCAAGAGCGGCCCGGCGCCGGAAGTCGCGCTGCAGTACAAGAAAGACAAGAACCAGGTGATGAGGCAGAAGGGTTTGCAGGCGTCGGAATAA
- a CDS encoding magnesium transporter CorA family protein, producing MVKGHRLEAGRLQECAEAEASVLWFSNPDAAEKTLLLERFHLDDHALASALDPDEVSRIEFHPDALFMIWKRPENYSGKDTFSFDVSSFGVLLSPHHMVLICADDRQFGDLGQHRPMHTLLDVLLEVLFHNIHHYLGHLKVIKMIARELQQQFNASMDSRHLVQMFNLSESLVYYINAIDSNGSVLTRLRNHAHKHQFSGDSLALIEDMIIENEQCHKQANIYSTVFASLMDARGNLVNNNTNNLLRKLTLINVVFLPLNLVAGIGGMSEYSMMTTLIPWWISYPALLIGMAGLGVGMVVILKRMARASQ from the coding sequence GTGGTCAAGGGCCACCGCCTGGAGGCGGGCCGGTTACAGGAATGCGCCGAAGCCGAAGCGAGCGTGCTGTGGTTCAGTAACCCGGATGCAGCCGAAAAGACGCTGCTGCTGGAGCGCTTTCATCTGGACGACCACGCCCTGGCCTCGGCGCTCGACCCGGACGAGGTGTCGCGCATCGAGTTTCATCCGGACGCGCTGTTCATGATCTGGAAGCGCCCGGAAAACTACTCGGGCAAGGACACGTTTTCCTTCGACGTGTCATCGTTCGGGGTGCTGCTCAGCCCGCATCACATGGTGCTGATCTGCGCCGACGACAGACAGTTCGGCGACCTGGGACAACACCGGCCGATGCACACGCTGCTGGACGTGCTGCTGGAGGTGCTGTTCCACAACATTCATCATTATCTCGGTCACCTCAAAGTGATCAAGATGATCGCCCGGGAACTGCAGCAGCAGTTCAATGCGTCGATGGACAGCCGCCATCTGGTGCAGATGTTTAACCTCAGCGAGAGCCTGGTCTATTACATCAACGCCATCGACAGCAACGGCTCGGTCCTGACCCGCCTGCGCAATCACGCCCACAAGCATCAGTTTTCCGGCGACAGCCTGGCGCTGATTGAAGACATGATCATCGAGAACGAGCAGTGCCATAAACAGGCGAACATCTATTCCACCGTGTTCGCCAGCCTGATGGACGCGCGGGGCAATCTGGTCAATAACAACACCAACAACCTGCTGCGCAAGCTGACGTTGATCAACGTGGTGTTCTTGCCATTGAATCTGGTGGCGGGGATTGGCGGGATGTCGGAATACAGCATGATGACCACGCTCATACCGTGGTGGATCAGCTACCCGGCATTGCTGATCGGCATGGCCGGGCTGGGCGTGGGGATGGTGGTGATACTCAAGCGCATGGCGCGGGCGAGTCAATGA
- a CDS encoding RimK family protein, producing MNAVPVKTDEVSAQPQRSATFNVNPLKPVSTRSRLLIVVERLEDWSSYLPSEHLISAQDYLENPPQDTAGQRVQVINLCRSYRYLGHGYYCSLLAEARGHHVIPSVKTISELTRKSLYGLALDDLDKRLEHALRDHPYDETEGFTLSLYFGQTDLAPLQDLARQLFEAFPAPILLVEFRKRDNWHIVGVKTGALTRLRDHQQDQFAQSLDSFSRKIWRQPRSPRTYRYDMAILHDPQEALPPSNRKALDNFIRVGQQLGVDVELIEKKDYSRLAEYDALLIRETTSVDNHTYRFAKKAESEGLVVMDDPASILRCTNKVYLTDLLKSHKLGMPATEILYKERPDDLEHVAARLGFPLVLKIPDGCFSKGVIKVQDAQQLQEAAQELFEHSVLLLAQEYLYTEYDWRIGVLNRKPVFACQYFMSKGHWQIYNHKAIDAEINGECRTLAVHDAPRAVVDLAVKTANLIGDGLYGVDLKQSGDRVVVIEVNDNPNLDAGIEDAWLQDDLYALVLEEFIRRLDIKRRGLAG from the coding sequence ATGAATGCGGTGCCGGTGAAGACCGACGAAGTATCAGCACAACCTCAGCGTTCGGCAACTTTTAATGTCAATCCGCTGAAACCTGTTTCAACCCGAAGCCGACTGTTGATTGTCGTGGAGCGGCTCGAAGACTGGTCGTCTTACTTGCCCAGCGAGCACTTGATCAGCGCCCAGGACTATCTGGAAAACCCGCCCCAGGACACTGCCGGTCAGCGGGTGCAAGTGATCAACCTGTGCCGCAGTTACCGCTACCTGGGTCACGGTTATTACTGCTCGCTGCTGGCCGAAGCTCGGGGTCACCACGTGATTCCGTCGGTGAAGACCATCAGCGAGCTGACCCGTAAATCCCTTTACGGCCTGGCCCTGGACGACCTCGACAAGCGCCTCGAACATGCGCTGCGTGACCATCCTTACGATGAAACCGAAGGCTTCACCCTGAGCCTGTATTTCGGTCAGACCGATCTGGCGCCGTTGCAGGATCTTGCCCGTCAGCTGTTCGAGGCGTTTCCGGCGCCGATCCTGCTGGTAGAGTTTCGCAAGCGCGACAACTGGCACATCGTCGGCGTCAAGACTGGCGCCTTGACCCGCCTGCGCGATCATCAGCAGGACCAGTTCGCCCAGTCCCTGGACAGCTTCAGCCGCAAGATCTGGCGCCAGCCCCGATCGCCTCGCACGTATCGCTACGACATGGCGATTCTGCATGATCCGCAGGAAGCGTTGCCGCCGTCCAACCGCAAGGCACTGGACAACTTCATCCGCGTCGGCCAGCAACTGGGCGTCGACGTGGAGCTGATCGAGAAGAAGGATTACTCGAGGCTGGCCGAATACGACGCGCTGCTGATCCGCGAGACCACCAGCGTCGACAACCACACTTACCGCTTCGCCAAGAAGGCCGAGAGCGAAGGGCTGGTGGTGATGGATGACCCGGCGTCTATCCTGCGTTGCACCAACAAGGTTTACCTGACCGACCTGCTCAAGAGCCACAAGCTGGGCATGCCGGCCACGGAAATCCTCTACAAGGAGCGACCGGATGATTTGGAGCACGTGGCGGCACGACTGGGCTTTCCGCTGGTGCTGAAAATACCCGACGGCTGCTTCTCCAAGGGCGTCATCAAGGTGCAGGACGCGCAGCAATTGCAGGAAGCGGCGCAGGAGCTGTTCGAGCACTCGGTGCTGTTGCTGGCCCAGGAATACCTCTACACCGAATACGACTGGCGCATCGGCGTGCTCAACCGCAAACCGGTGTTCGCCTGCCAGTACTTTATGTCCAAGGGGCATTGGCAGATTTACAACCACAAGGCCATTGATGCGGAGATCAACGGTGAGTGCCGCACCCTGGCGGTTCACGATGCGCCGCGGGCGGTGGTGGACCTGGCGGTGAAGACCGCGAACCTGATCGGCGACGGCTTGTACGGCGTAGATCTGAAGCAGTCCGGCGATCGCGTGGTGGTGATCGAAGTCAACGACAACCCTAACCTGGACGCCGGCATCGAAGACGCCTGGCTGCAGGACGATCTGTACGCGTTGGTGCTGGAGGAGTTCATTCGCCGCCTCGACATCAAACGTCGCGGTCTGGCGGGTTAG
- a CDS encoding GNAT family N-acetyltransferase/peptidase C39 family protein, with product MNFIYRLAQPADVDELLVLENQCFESDRLNARSFHWMVTRANARLIVALGDQPEQRLAGYALVLFHRGTSLGRLYSLAISDDARGQGLGQQLLAQAEQHALERECAYLRLEVRPDNAPAIRLYERNGYRLFDRIDDYYEDHAPALRYEKRIREHATGVARHVPYYPQTLDFSCGPACLLMAMKALQPPSAMQRHEELQIWREATTVFMTSGHGGCSPQGLALAALRRGFEVGLQVSVRGPLFLAGVRSEEKREVMRLVHEEFSRELAESAVRQLGSAPLNLWQLQKDNGLALVLISSYRLTRSKAPHWVLVTGCDDDFVYLHDPDIDHSQQRQAMDCQYMPVSHKEFAGMSCFGADKLRAAVVLYP from the coding sequence ATGAACTTTATATATCGCCTCGCCCAGCCCGCCGATGTGGATGAACTGTTGGTGCTGGAAAACCAGTGTTTTGAATCCGACCGCCTGAATGCGCGCAGCTTTCACTGGATGGTCACGCGGGCCAATGCGCGATTGATCGTCGCGCTGGGTGATCAGCCCGAGCAACGCCTGGCCGGTTACGCGCTGGTGCTGTTTCATCGCGGCACGTCCCTGGGCCGGCTTTACTCCCTGGCGATCAGCGACGATGCCCGGGGCCAGGGCCTCGGTCAGCAACTGCTGGCCCAGGCCGAACAGCACGCCCTGGAGCGTGAGTGTGCCTATTTGCGGCTCGAAGTCCGCCCGGACAACGCCCCGGCGATTCGCTTGTACGAACGCAACGGCTATCGCCTGTTCGACCGCATCGACGACTACTACGAAGACCACGCGCCGGCGTTGCGCTACGAAAAACGCATCCGCGAACACGCCACCGGCGTCGCCCGCCACGTGCCCTACTACCCGCAAACCCTGGACTTCAGCTGCGGCCCGGCGTGCCTGCTGATGGCGATGAAAGCCCTGCAACCGCCGAGCGCCATGCAGCGCCACGAGGAACTGCAGATCTGGCGCGAGGCGACCACGGTGTTCATGACCTCCGGCCACGGCGGTTGCAGCCCCCAGGGGCTGGCGCTGGCCGCATTGCGCCGCGGGTTCGAGGTCGGCCTGCAGGTGTCGGTGCGCGGGCCGTTGTTTCTCGCCGGTGTGCGCAGCGAAGAAAAGCGCGAAGTCATGCGCCTGGTGCATGAAGAATTCAGCCGCGAGCTGGCTGAAAGCGCGGTCCGTCAACTGGGCAGTGCGCCGCTCAATCTCTGGCAACTGCAAAAGGACAACGGCCTGGCGCTGGTGCTGATCAGCAGCTATCGATTGACCCGCTCCAAAGCGCCGCACTGGGTGCTGGTCACCGGTTGCGATGATGACTTCGTTTACTTGCACGACCCCGACATCGATCACAGCCAACAGCGTCAGGCCATGGACTGCCAATACATGCCGGTCAGCCACAAAGAGTTTGCCGGCATGAGTTGTTTTGGGGCCGACAAACTTCGCGCGGCGGTTGTTCTTTATCCATAG
- a CDS encoding DUF2214 family protein — MLIKWVLAALHLLAFGFAIAAVLARGRALRRLRTDDPRSFRDVFVVDNIWGVSAGILLITGAFRAFGGLEKGSYYYLHQPLFHLKMAAFVAMLALEVVPMFALIKWRIAFKKNQPIDTSLSRRFARISHMEALLMVIMVIAATGMARGILLS; from the coding sequence ATGCTCATCAAATGGGTACTGGCTGCGTTGCACCTGCTGGCGTTCGGTTTTGCGATCGCGGCGGTGCTGGCGAGGGGACGGGCGTTGCGGCGGTTGCGCACGGATGATCCACGATCGTTCAGGGATGTGTTCGTGGTCGACAATATCTGGGGCGTCTCGGCCGGGATTCTGCTGATCACCGGGGCGTTTCGGGCGTTCGGCGGGCTGGAGAAAGGCTCGTATTACTACCTGCATCAGCCGCTGTTTCACCTGAAAATGGCGGCGTTCGTCGCCATGCTCGCGCTGGAAGTGGTGCCGATGTTCGCGCTGATCAAATGGCGCATTGCATTCAAGAAGAACCAGCCCATTGATACTTCCCTGTCGCGCCGTTTTGCGAGGATCAGCCACATGGAGGCGCTGCTGATGGTCATCATGGTCATCGCTGCAACGGGCATGGCGCGGGGGATATTGTTGAGCTGA